One window of Chryseobacterium sp. JJR-5R genomic DNA carries:
- a CDS encoding AAA family ATPase — MIKRININNVGLFKNFQWNAAIRSNPGNNPVELKKENIFYGRNYSGKTTLSRIIRALETKEISSKYLNPEFEIILFDNSRIDQSNFHENILNVRCFNEDFIKENLNFIINPDSEIKPFAILGENSEIEAQIEVIKNELGDNNENSKTLKYKELADLSELVGVQNAELDRLKRTLETQLTNKATVGTESIKQQHLKFGDINYNKTKLQHEINKILSPVFISIDESNESTNLEQIKEVEKINVSQSINFANVYERELSEITLALEQPLLDNNKIAELLANSSLNEWVKKGYDLHSEDRNCSCKFCGNPIQSSRWNELDNHFDEESKKLEDTLNVFKFKLIAEIDAITNIKLANKDFFYISFHDELTECSNAFNSQILNYKADLEFLLSKIDERLLSIHSPIAYDYTITFSQEDFSAIIGLYNDIRNRNNVYSTELSGKISEAKKELRLLEIKRFVETIQYSTQLQNIASKVTENTNKETERKEVDDYIKLKEKEIIELSRQLNNEEEGARKVNGYLQNYFGHQNLELQAIEEEVDSDKKIRFNIVRNGEIAYHLSEGECSIISFCYFMAKLDDIHTAGQKPIILIDDPISSLDSNHIFYIYSLINNELFVKKRFEQIFISTHNLEFFKYLKMLKFSKIDRQTQSEYFLVNRFENKCTISLMPSYLKDYVTEFNYLFHQIYKCAKHDVVSDSNLDIFYNFGNNLRKFLEVYLFYKYPSKLNSSDGNSSNNKRLIKFFGENQTVLLIERITNEFSHLEENSGRSTQPIDVPEMKTVAEFILSSIEQKDEEQYKALLESIGIASVIEQIALTSN; from the coding sequence ATGATAAAAAGAATTAACATTAATAACGTTGGATTATTTAAAAATTTCCAATGGAATGCGGCGATTCGAAGTAATCCAGGAAATAATCCTGTTGAATTGAAGAAAGAGAACATATTTTATGGAAGAAACTACTCTGGTAAAACTACTTTATCAAGAATAATCAGAGCATTAGAAACCAAAGAAATTTCATCAAAATATCTTAATCCAGAATTTGAAATTATATTATTTGATAATTCAAGAATTGATCAATCTAATTTTCACGAGAATATATTAAATGTTAGATGTTTTAATGAAGATTTTATAAAGGAGAATTTAAATTTCATTATAAATCCTGATTCAGAGATTAAACCATTCGCTATTCTTGGAGAAAATAGCGAAATCGAAGCGCAAATTGAAGTTATTAAAAATGAATTAGGAGACAATAATGAAAATTCCAAAACTTTAAAATATAAAGAATTAGCTGATTTATCTGAATTGGTTGGCGTACAAAATGCTGAACTTGATAGGTTAAAAAGAACCTTAGAAACTCAATTGACAAATAAGGCTACTGTTGGTACCGAAAGTATAAAACAACAGCATTTAAAGTTTGGTGATATAAATTATAATAAAACGAAGCTACAACATGAAATTAACAAGATTCTTTCACCAGTATTCATATCAATTGATGAAAGTAACGAATCTACAAATCTGGAGCAGATAAAAGAAGTAGAAAAAATAAATGTTTCCCAATCTATTAATTTTGCAAATGTTTATGAACGAGAATTATCAGAAATAACATTAGCTTTAGAACAACCTTTATTAGACAATAATAAAATTGCAGAACTATTAGCAAATTCTAGTTTAAATGAGTGGGTTAAAAAGGGATATGATCTTCATTCTGAAGATAGGAATTGTTCTTGTAAATTTTGTGGTAATCCTATACAATCATCTCGTTGGAATGAGCTAGATAATCATTTTGATGAAGAGTCAAAAAAACTTGAAGATACTTTAAACGTTTTTAAATTCAAACTTATAGCAGAAATAGATGCTATAACTAATATTAAATTAGCAAATAAAGATTTCTTCTATATTAGTTTTCACGATGAACTTACTGAATGTTCTAATGCATTTAATTCTCAAATTTTAAATTATAAGGCAGATTTAGAATTTTTACTTTCTAAAATTGATGAGCGTTTACTTTCAATCCATAGTCCAATCGCTTATGACTACACTATAACTTTTTCGCAGGAAGATTTCTCAGCTATAATAGGACTCTATAATGACATTAGGAATCGTAACAATGTGTATTCAACTGAATTATCTGGAAAAATTTCAGAAGCAAAAAAAGAGCTTAGACTATTAGAGATAAAGCGTTTTGTAGAAACTATTCAGTATAGCACCCAATTACAAAATATTGCAAGTAAAGTCACAGAAAACACAAATAAAGAAACAGAAAGAAAAGAAGTAGATGATTACATAAAATTAAAAGAGAAAGAAATTATTGAATTATCACGTCAATTGAATAATGAAGAAGAAGGAGCAAGAAAGGTAAATGGATATTTACAAAATTATTTTGGTCATCAAAACCTAGAATTACAAGCAATTGAAGAAGAAGTTGATTCTGATAAAAAGATTAGATTCAATATAGTAAGAAATGGTGAGATAGCGTATCATTTAAGCGAAGGCGAATGTAGTATTATTTCGTTTTGCTATTTTATGGCTAAATTGGATGATATTCATACAGCTGGACAAAAACCGATAATATTAATTGATGATCCCATATCAAGTTTGGACTCAAATCATATTTTTTACATTTATAGTCTTATAAATAATGAACTATTCGTAAAAAAGCGTTTTGAACAAATTTTTATTTCCACACATAACTTAGAATTTTTTAAATATTTAAAAATGTTGAAATTTTCAAAGATTGATAGACAAACACAAAGTGAGTATTTTTTAGTCAACAGATTTGAGAACAAATGCACTATTAGTTTAATGCCTTCGTACTTAAAAGATTATGTTACTGAATTTAATTATTTGTTTCATCAAATATATAAATGCGCTAAACATGATGTAGTTTCAGATTCAAATCTTGATATATTCTACAATTTTGGCAATAACTTAAGAAAATTTTTGGAGGTTTATTTATTCTATAAATATCCTAGTAAACTGAATAGTTCGGATGGTAATTCCAGCAATAATAAAAGATTAATTAAATTTTTTGGCGAAAATCAAACTGTTTTGTTAATTGAAAGAATAACAAATGAATTCTCGCACTTAGAAGAAAACTCTGGCAGAAGTACGCAACCAATAGATGTTCCAGAAATGAAAACAGTTGCAGAATTTATTTTATCATCTATTGAACAAAAAGATGAAGAACAGTATAAAGCTCTTTTGGAAAGCATTGGAATTGCATCAGTAATTGAGCAAATAGCCTTAACTTCAAATTAA
- a CDS encoding alkaline phosphatase PhoX: MKRKLLTVAALALITSSFFNAQTFVFNKNSSWKYNDSNTALATQWKDAGYDISAWPQGNGPLGYGDPVTTTTATGLITAYFVKDFTVNLNDLSSTVELGIMRDDGIVVYLNGEEVVRDNMPAGTITFDTWSSTTIDSSAESVYNIFSVPKAKFVNGNNRLSIELHNRGSASSDLRIDAYLKTVANTTNPPVPCNASHISCFTSIVPTAQTNKLLIPAEHKYQLILKEGDSYTEGGGLVGGQNDFTAYVAKNASSTNGYLSVNHETNPGGVTMAEINYNATSKLWQLTKSRAVSFSAPSLVQTIRNCSGGITPWGTVVTAEESVTSNDVNGDGMKDYGWLVEIDPATAQVISQNADGSKGKLWQMGIMNHENVVINNAGTVAYYGEDGGTNMVYKYVMDTPNNLSSGNLYVLKADQGLSGGDPVATTGTWIQVPNKTKADQNNTASLAQSLGGTAFNGVEDVDISPVDGKVYFTAKGLNKTYRFQDNGTTASQVETFVGGLTTTYSFETPQGTKTEAWGDGNDNLTFDELGNLWVLQDGGKNYIWVIAPDHTQANPKVRLFASMPAGSEPTGLTFTPDHKFGFFSIQHPNSTISTDVDATGNTIDYRGKSATVVVALKNNLGTAGTLGTIDASAENTTVTVAPNPTSGIVKINSPKGLKNISVTAYSIDGKIVFTQKYTGTNKVLDLDFTHQLEASRVLILNIEAEGGFQQTVKLLKK, encoded by the coding sequence ATGAAAAGAAAATTACTTACCGTAGCAGCGCTTGCGTTGATAACAAGCTCGTTTTTTAATGCCCAGACTTTTGTTTTTAACAAAAATTCTTCATGGAAATACAATGACAGCAATACCGCGCTGGCAACCCAGTGGAAAGATGCCGGCTATGATATTTCTGCATGGCCTCAGGGGAACGGGCCGCTCGGTTACGGCGATCCGGTAACCACCACAACGGCTACAGGCCTTATCACGGCTTATTTTGTTAAAGATTTTACCGTAAATTTAAATGATCTTTCTTCTACAGTGGAATTGGGAATCATGAGGGATGACGGTATCGTTGTCTATCTTAACGGTGAAGAAGTGGTAAGGGACAATATGCCGGCCGGTACCATTACTTTCGACACATGGTCCAGTACAACCATTGACAGCTCCGCAGAAAGCGTGTACAACATTTTTTCTGTTCCGAAAGCTAAATTCGTTAACGGAAACAACAGGCTTTCCATAGAATTGCACAACAGAGGTTCGGCAAGCTCAGATCTAAGGATCGATGCTTACCTTAAAACCGTGGCAAACACGACCAACCCGCCGGTTCCGTGCAATGCCAGCCATATCAGCTGCTTTACCTCGATTGTTCCTACCGCCCAGACCAATAAGCTGCTTATTCCGGCTGAACACAAATACCAGCTGATCTTAAAAGAAGGAGACAGTTATACCGAAGGCGGAGGACTGGTAGGCGGACAGAATGACTTCACCGCATATGTCGCCAAAAATGCAAGCAGCACCAACGGATACCTTTCCGTAAACCACGAAACCAATCCGGGTGGGGTTACCATGGCGGAAATCAATTATAATGCAACTTCAAAACTCTGGCAGTTAACCAAATCAAGGGCGGTAAGCTTCTCGGCACCGAGCCTGGTTCAGACCATCAGGAACTGCTCCGGAGGCATTACGCCGTGGGGAACTGTAGTAACGGCAGAAGAATCCGTAACATCCAATGATGTGAACGGCGACGGCATGAAAGACTACGGATGGCTGGTGGAAATCGATCCGGCAACCGCTCAGGTTATTTCCCAGAATGCCGACGGGTCCAAAGGGAAACTGTGGCAGATGGGGATCATGAACCACGAAAACGTAGTGATCAACAATGCAGGAACCGTAGCGTATTACGGGGAAGACGGCGGAACGAACATGGTGTATAAATATGTAATGGATACCCCGAACAACCTTTCTTCAGGGAATTTATATGTTCTGAAGGCAGACCAGGGATTAAGCGGCGGAGATCCGGTAGCCACCACCGGAACCTGGATTCAGGTACCGAACAAAACAAAGGCAGACCAGAACAATACGGCTTCTCTGGCACAGTCATTGGGCGGTACCGCTTTCAACGGCGTGGAAGACGTAGACATCAGCCCGGTTGACGGTAAAGTGTATTTTACCGCTAAAGGATTAAATAAAACATACCGGTTCCAGGACAACGGAACAACCGCTTCACAGGTGGAAACTTTCGTAGGCGGCCTTACCACAACCTATTCTTTTGAAACCCCGCAGGGAACAAAAACGGAAGCCTGGGGAGACGGGAACGATAACCTTACCTTTGATGAGCTGGGCAACCTTTGGGTGCTTCAGGACGGCGGTAAGAACTACATCTGGGTAATTGCTCCGGATCATACGCAGGCCAATCCTAAAGTAAGGCTGTTTGCCTCGATGCCTGCCGGTTCAGAGCCTACCGGGCTTACCTTTACGCCGGATCACAAATTCGGGTTCTTCTCTATTCAGCATCCGAATTCCACCATTTCCACCGATGTGGATGCGACAGGAAACACCATTGACTACAGAGGAAAATCCGCTACCGTAGTGGTTGCCCTTAAAAATAACTTAGGAACGGCCGGAACATTAGGGACCATTGATGCTTCTGCAGAAAACACAACGGTTACCGTTGCGCCGAACCCAACTTCGGGAATCGTGAAAATCAATTCACCGAAAGGCCTGAAAAACATTTCCGTAACGGCGTACAGCATCGACGGTAAAATTGTTTTCACCCAGAAGTATACCGGAACCAACAAAGTGTTGGACCTGGATTTCACCCACCAGCTTGAAGCTTCAAGAGTTTTGATTCTGAACATCGAAGCGGAAGGAGGATTCCAGCAGACGGTAAAGCTTTTGAAAAAATAA
- a CDS encoding cytochrome-c peroxidase: MKFYPLAIVVLLIGFAVMSFNPVYKGTETEHTVINKGLSDFKDRLEQLKSDTRRFSDGEISLGDLRQSLKNTRNSFKEVEFYIAYHYPEFTKTHLNAAPLFHIEAAGTTAYTLPPEGLQVLDELVFSDEAADHKEEIKTITDFLYNSYAGFYLSSVKNGLSKGNNKTLPLRIELIRIYSLGVTGFDTPGSLNVSEEAAHAFSGMKKYINDDAYFKNYNIQKADAVLTEGINYLSKNNDFETFDRIEFYKKYIQPLYEEFGNWDGRSDDLKEFSGWNAGNKNFFSGDFLDPYFYTLLKKEEDSPELRKLGKEIFFDQGVSDNGKMSCATCHLPENAFTDLKAKSLSNMEGKTVLRNSPSLYNAVFARRFFYDLRAFYLEQQAEHVIYNQDEFNTSYESIIKKLKTKPEYRRAFKQAFKNGNISKENFSRALSSYVASLYSYDSDFDRFMRSEKDISSDAKKGFNLFMGKANCATCHFAPNFSGLVPPFFNENESEVLGITTKPVSRKPLELDPDKGRLNSPVKKENSWIYENSFKTVTVRNIALTKPYFHNGAFNTLEEVMDFYNEGGGEGLGLPVKNQTLAPDKLNLTKTEIRQIIAFLNSLTDVSRK; the protein is encoded by the coding sequence ATGAAATTTTATCCTTTGGCCATTGTTGTCCTGTTGATCGGTTTTGCGGTGATGTCTTTCAATCCTGTTTATAAGGGTACCGAAACTGAGCATACGGTGATCAATAAGGGGCTGTCAGATTTTAAAGACAGGCTGGAGCAGCTGAAATCCGATACCCGCAGGTTTTCGGACGGTGAAATTTCACTCGGAGACTTACGGCAGTCCCTGAAAAACACAAGGAATTCTTTTAAAGAAGTAGAATTTTACATAGCCTATCATTACCCGGAATTTACGAAGACCCATCTTAATGCAGCTCCTTTATTCCACATTGAAGCAGCAGGAACCACAGCATATACGCTTCCGCCGGAAGGCCTGCAGGTACTGGATGAGCTTGTCTTTTCTGATGAAGCGGCAGACCACAAAGAGGAAATTAAGACGATCACCGATTTTTTATACAACAGTTACGCAGGTTTCTATTTAAGTTCCGTTAAAAACGGATTAAGCAAAGGGAATAATAAAACCTTACCGTTAAGAATTGAGCTCATCAGGATATACAGCCTGGGAGTAACAGGTTTTGATACACCCGGCTCACTCAATGTTTCCGAAGAAGCAGCGCACGCTTTTTCAGGAATGAAAAAATACATTAACGATGATGCTTATTTCAAAAATTACAATATTCAGAAAGCAGACGCTGTTTTAACGGAAGGAATCAATTATCTGTCAAAAAACAATGATTTTGAAACTTTTGACCGGATCGAATTCTATAAAAAATACATACAGCCTCTGTATGAGGAATTCGGGAACTGGGACGGGCGAAGTGACGACCTGAAAGAATTTTCAGGGTGGAATGCCGGCAATAAGAATTTTTTCAGCGGTGATTTCCTGGATCCTTACTTTTATACCCTGCTGAAAAAAGAAGAAGACAGTCCGGAACTGAGAAAACTGGGTAAAGAGATTTTTTTTGACCAGGGTGTAAGTGACAACGGGAAAATGAGCTGTGCCACCTGCCACCTGCCGGAAAATGCCTTTACCGACCTGAAAGCAAAGTCTCTGAGCAATATGGAAGGGAAAACCGTACTGCGGAATTCGCCGTCCCTATACAATGCCGTGTTTGCCAGAAGGTTTTTCTATGATCTGAGGGCTTTTTACCTGGAACAGCAGGCGGAACACGTCATCTACAATCAGGATGAATTCAATACCAGCTATGAGAGCATCATTAAAAAATTAAAAACAAAGCCTGAATACAGAAGAGCTTTTAAACAGGCTTTTAAAAACGGGAACATCAGCAAAGAAAACTTTTCCAGAGCTCTGAGCTCCTATGTGGCATCACTGTACTCTTACGACAGCGATTTTGACCGCTTTATGCGCAGTGAAAAAGACATTTCTTCCGATGCTAAAAAAGGGTTCAACCTGTTCATGGGAAAGGCCAACTGCGCTACCTGCCATTTTGCCCCCAATTTTTCAGGGCTTGTGCCACCGTTCTTCAATGAAAATGAGTCTGAAGTACTGGGGATTACCACAAAGCCGGTCAGCCGGAAACCTCTTGAGCTGGATCCCGATAAAGGAAGGCTGAACAGCCCGGTAAAAAAAGAAAATTCATGGATTTACGAAAACTCCTTTAAAACGGTAACGGTACGGAATATTGCTTTAACAAAACCGTATTTCCATAACGGAGCATTTAACACGCTGGAAGAAGTAATGGATTTCTACAATGAAGGCGGAGGGGAAGGGCTGGGCCTGCCGGTGAAGAACCAGACCCTGGCTCCAGATAAGCTGAACCTGACAAAAACAGAGATCAGGCAGATTATTGCGTTCCTGAATTCACTGACCGACGTAAGCAGGAAATAA
- a CDS encoding translation initiation factor, with protein MDLRDQLKNLFPEHEEQDFRMPEEQFKQHEPLVCKFEKKGRNGKPVTIVEGWEGSEEELKNISKKIKTTLGIGGSEKDGTIIIQGDNRDKIMNILKEMGYKTKRVGG; from the coding sequence ATGGATTTAAGAGACCAACTGAAAAACCTTTTTCCTGAGCATGAGGAACAGGATTTTAGAATGCCCGAAGAACAGTTTAAGCAACATGAACCGCTGGTCTGCAAGTTTGAAAAGAAAGGCAGGAACGGCAAGCCGGTAACGATTGTGGAAGGCTGGGAAGGCAGTGAGGAAGAATTGAAAAATATCTCCAAAAAAATAAAAACCACCTTGGGAATCGGTGGTTCTGAAAAGGACGGAACGATCATTATTCAGGGTGACAACCGTGATAAGATCATGAATATCCTTAAGGAAATGGGTTATAAAACCAAGAGGGTCGGCGGATAG
- a CDS encoding glycoside hydrolase family 30 protein: protein MKKIVVSCLVAGMAFNANAQNYWKKNAGKTAKVIFTGSKTNEKMVDKGAVKFEKMAQPMETDACIFVDPDFKYQKLIGIGGAITDASAETFYKLPKNKQKEIIEAYYGKNGLGYTVVRTNMNSCDFSSDSYTYVQDNDTSLKSFNVAHDEKYKIPMIKEAQKAIGNQFTFYFSPWSPPAWMKSNKSMLKGGKLENAFYQTWADYYARFIKEYEKRGINVWGLTVQNEPMATQTWESCIYTAEEEGEFLKKNLGPTLWKNGYKDKKVMIWDHNRDLIYQRATTTLSDPETSKYAAGIGYHWYETWNNKTQLFDNLLETQRAFPDKFLAFTEGCKEQFDLAKIYDVSLGELYGRNMINDFNKGTALWTDWNVLLDQTGGPNHVGNFCFAPIIADTRTGEVHYTYEYYYVGHVSKFIKPNAQRIGSSSNRAALISTTFMNENGQLVTVIMNDSDQDMDANLWIEGMSAKLAAPAHSIQTVIL, encoded by the coding sequence ATGAAGAAAATAGTCGTAAGTTGTCTGGTAGCCGGAATGGCTTTTAATGCGAATGCTCAGAACTACTGGAAAAAAAACGCTGGGAAAACGGCAAAAGTAATTTTTACCGGTTCTAAAACAAACGAGAAGATGGTAGATAAGGGAGCCGTTAAATTTGAGAAAATGGCCCAGCCGATGGAAACGGATGCCTGTATTTTTGTGGATCCGGATTTTAAATATCAGAAATTAATCGGAATCGGAGGTGCCATTACCGATGCCTCAGCCGAAACCTTTTACAAGCTTCCGAAAAATAAGCAAAAAGAAATTATTGAGGCTTATTACGGGAAAAACGGTTTAGGATATACAGTCGTGCGCACCAATATGAATTCCTGTGATTTCTCAAGCGATTCTTATACCTATGTCCAGGACAATGACACCTCACTGAAATCATTTAATGTGGCGCATGATGAGAAGTATAAAATCCCGATGATCAAAGAAGCACAGAAAGCGATCGGTAACCAGTTTACCTTTTATTTTTCACCCTGGAGCCCGCCGGCCTGGATGAAATCTAATAAAAGCATGCTGAAAGGCGGAAAGCTTGAAAATGCTTTTTACCAGACCTGGGCAGATTATTATGCCAGATTCATTAAAGAATATGAGAAAAGAGGGATCAACGTATGGGGGCTGACGGTTCAGAACGAGCCGATGGCAACACAGACCTGGGAATCCTGTATTTATACGGCAGAAGAAGAAGGGGAATTCCTGAAGAAAAATCTTGGACCCACACTTTGGAAAAACGGGTATAAAGACAAAAAAGTAATGATCTGGGATCATAACCGTGACCTGATCTACCAGAGGGCCACCACGACGCTGAGCGATCCCGAGACTTCAAAATATGCTGCCGGAATCGGTTACCACTGGTATGAAACCTGGAATAACAAGACGCAGCTTTTCGACAACCTGCTGGAAACGCAAAGAGCTTTCCCTGATAAGTTCCTCGCTTTTACCGAAGGCTGTAAAGAACAGTTTGATCTGGCTAAAATCTATGATGTAAGTTTAGGTGAACTGTACGGACGGAATATGATCAACGATTTTAACAAAGGAACGGCTTTATGGACAGACTGGAATGTGCTTCTGGACCAAACCGGAGGACCGAACCATGTCGGGAATTTCTGTTTTGCCCCAATCATTGCGGATACCAGAACAGGAGAAGTGCACTATACCTATGAATATTACTATGTGGGCCATGTTTCGAAATTCATTAAGCCCAATGCGCAAAGAATCGGAAGTTCATCCAACAGGGCGGCACTTATTTCCACAACCTTCATGAATGAAAACGGACAGCTGGTTACCGTAATCATGAATGACTCTGACCAGGATATGGATGCCAATCTCTGGATTGAAGGGATGTCGGCAAAGCTCGCTGCTCCTGCCCATTCGATACAGACCGTAATTTTATAA
- a CDS encoding enoyl-ACP reductase codes for MSYGLLKGKKGIIFGALNEQSIAWKVAERCHEEGAEFILSNAPIALRMGELNGLAEKTGSEVIGADATSIEDLEKLFDAAVAKFGKIDFILHSIGMSINVRKGKPYTEMNYDWLEKGWDISAVSFHKVMRVAYEKDCMNEWGSILALTYIAAQRTFPDYNDMSDNKAYLESIARTFGNYWGERKVRVNTVSQSPTPTTAGSGVKGFGNFLGFAEDMSPLGNATALECADYCVTLFSDLTKKVTMQNLFHDGGFSSTGVTQKVIRKYDAE; via the coding sequence ATGTCATACGGTTTACTTAAAGGCAAAAAGGGGATTATTTTCGGAGCCCTTAATGAACAATCAATCGCATGGAAAGTTGCAGAGAGATGTCATGAAGAAGGTGCTGAATTTATATTATCCAATGCCCCTATTGCATTAAGAATGGGAGAACTTAACGGTTTAGCAGAAAAAACAGGATCTGAAGTGATCGGCGCGGATGCAACTTCTATTGAAGATCTGGAAAAACTTTTTGATGCGGCTGTTGCCAAATTTGGTAAAATCGATTTTATCCTTCATTCTATAGGCATGTCTATCAATGTAAGAAAAGGAAAACCTTATACAGAAATGAACTACGACTGGCTGGAAAAAGGCTGGGATATCTCCGCGGTTTCCTTCCACAAAGTGATGCGTGTGGCCTATGAAAAAGACTGTATGAATGAATGGGGAAGTATTCTTGCACTTACCTATATTGCTGCCCAGAGAACATTCCCTGATTATAATGATATGTCTGACAACAAGGCTTATCTTGAAAGTATCGCGAGAACTTTCGGTAACTACTGGGGAGAAAGAAAAGTACGTGTCAATACCGTTTCCCAGTCGCCTACCCCTACTACGGCGGGCAGCGGGGTAAAAGGCTTCGGGAATTTCTTAGGCTTTGCAGAAGATATGTCTCCGCTGGGGAATGCCACAGCCCTTGAATGTGCAGACTACTGCGTAACACTTTTCTCTGACCTTACCAAAAAAGTAACCATGCAGAACCTTTTCCATGACGGAGGGTTCAGCAGCACCGGAGTTACCCAGAAAGTGATCAGAAAATATGATGCTGAATAA
- a CDS encoding nucleoside phosphorylase translates to MLNKLAASELVLNEDGSVYHLNLLPEDIAEKIILVGDPDRVAKVSAYFDTVEIKKNKREFYTHTGTLRGERITVMSTGIGTENIDIVMNELDALVNIDLKNKAFKTEHSSLQLFRMGTCGSVNPDIQVDNMLVTQNVVGLDGLMHFYPDYEFENEFSRNFMDKFPYQKIKPMLYFSDWAEELGDLYKDAKYHGNTATFPGFYAPQGRQLRLKAVDDQFLETLNDLGITNFEMETSAIYALSKLLGHKAITVNNVIANRRRGEFSADHHGSEKRLITWVLDRIIR, encoded by the coding sequence ATGCTTAATAAACTGGCGGCTTCAGAACTGGTTCTGAACGAAGACGGAAGTGTTTACCACCTTAACCTTTTGCCTGAAGATATTGCTGAGAAGATTATCCTGGTAGGTGACCCGGACCGGGTAGCGAAAGTTTCGGCCTATTTCGATACGGTGGAGATCAAAAAAAATAAAAGGGAATTTTACACCCATACCGGAACACTGCGCGGCGAAAGGATTACCGTGATGTCAACGGGGATCGGTACTGAGAATATTGATATTGTCATGAACGAGCTGGACGCCCTGGTGAATATCGATCTTAAAAATAAGGCGTTTAAAACAGAGCATTCGTCATTGCAGCTGTTCAGGATGGGGACCTGCGGAAGCGTAAACCCTGATATCCAGGTGGATAATATGCTGGTAACGCAGAACGTGGTAGGGCTGGACGGACTCATGCATTTTTACCCGGATTATGAATTTGAAAATGAATTCTCAAGAAATTTCATGGACAAGTTTCCTTATCAGAAGATCAAACCGATGCTTTATTTTTCAGACTGGGCAGAAGAGCTGGGTGACTTGTACAAAGACGCAAAATACCACGGAAATACGGCAACTTTTCCCGGGTTTTATGCGCCACAGGGAAGGCAGCTGCGCCTGAAAGCCGTGGACGATCAGTTTTTAGAAACCCTGAACGACCTGGGCATAACAAATTTTGAAATGGAAACTTCTGCCATTTATGCACTTTCCAAACTGTTAGGGCATAAGGCAATCACCGTAAACAATGTCATTGCCAACAGGAGACGCGGCGAATTTTCCGCAGATCATCACGGCTCGGAGAAAAGGCTGATTACATGGGTTCTGGACAGAATTATCAGATAA
- a CDS encoding leucine-rich repeat domain-containing protein, whose translation MKKLFLSIFIAAVLQVNAQIDPVKYPTYTNVDEALNSGKTVYSMSLRGKGMFNLPSEIRHLNSVFFLNLMENKLEKMDASIFALKELTILNLNENSIKYIPDEIGELRKLESFSMNLNSLTGINPNIGKLQNLKSVHLDANNLNVFPEALLQIPGLEEINLQGNQISFIAEDLDKIKNLKSLNLSSNQINDMENLEFPKQLKYLELQYNSISRLPEKLFRSKNLEFLNVSNNNIREISSKVKGLKNVVSMNAANNNLKDLPAEFSQLKNLKTLILTGNPMEKATVEKLRAIMPQAQIYF comes from the coding sequence ATGAAAAAACTGTTTCTTTCCATTTTCATCGCAGCCGTTTTACAGGTAAATGCCCAGATCGATCCGGTAAAATACCCGACCTATACCAATGTGGATGAAGCCCTGAACAGCGGTAAAACCGTCTACAGCATGAGCTTAAGGGGTAAAGGGATGTTCAATCTGCCCTCTGAGATCCGGCATTTGAATTCCGTATTTTTCCTGAATTTAATGGAAAATAAATTAGAAAAGATGGATGCGTCAATTTTTGCCCTGAAAGAACTGACGATTTTAAACCTGAATGAGAACAGCATCAAATATATCCCGGACGAGATAGGTGAACTCCGGAAACTTGAAAGCTTCTCCATGAACTTAAACAGCCTCACGGGCATTAACCCGAACATAGGAAAGCTTCAGAACCTGAAATCCGTTCATCTGGATGCCAATAACCTGAATGTTTTCCCTGAAGCATTGCTGCAGATCCCGGGCCTGGAAGAGATCAACCTGCAGGGGAACCAGATCAGTTTTATTGCAGAAGACCTGGATAAAATCAAAAATTTAAAATCATTGAACCTGTCTTCCAATCAGATCAACGATATGGAAAACCTGGAGTTCCCGAAACAGCTGAAATACCTGGAACTGCAGTATAATTCAATTTCAAGGCTTCCTGAAAAACTGTTTAGGTCTAAAAACCTTGAGTTTTTAAACGTAAGCAATAACAATATCAGAGAAATTTCATCTAAAGTAAAAGGCCTCAAGAATGTAGTAAGCATGAATGCCGCCAACAATAATTTAAAAGACCTGCCAGCCGAATTTTCCCAGCTGAAAAACCTTAAAACACTGATCCTGACCGGAAATCCGATGGAAAAAGCAACCGTTGAAAAATTAAGAGCCATCATGCCGCAGGCCCAGATTTATTTCTAA